Sequence from the Leptolyngbya sp. FACHB-261 genome:
CGCCAGTAGGCAGTGCTGCTGGTGTAATGTCACGGTAGAAGGCGTCCGCTTCTTCAATGCGGCACTCGGCAACAAATGCTGTCGAAGTCAGCAAAAGGGTGGGCTAAGCCCGAGTCGGTGAGCCGCAGTTGGACCGGTTGGCGAAAGCCAACCATCAGCGTCAGAGAATAGCGAATCGCAACTTTAGTTCCCATCTGGGACGAATTAACCTGCTCGTTGACCCCGTACACAACTGTGTCATTGATGCTGTCCTTGACAAAGGGCGAAGGGTTAGCGAGGCCGTATAGGTTGAGGCATCGGGAGCAACATAGTAACAGCAATGACTAAACCAACTCATCATGTCTAGACGGCCACTATCACGAACGTAAAGCAGTGCTCGAAGAATGGTTTCCTAAGGTAGTCGCGCAATTTAATGATTGGAAGGGCGTGCCCGATCAACTCCTGGATGCAAGTGATGCAATTATTGGTCTCGGTCATTATCAGGGTCGCTCAAAAGTGACAGGCAAAACCTTTAAAGTGCCATTTGCTCATGTCTGGTTTATGAAAGACGGACGCACCATTAAGCTGAATCACAACGTTAATACCTTAATGCTTCATTGTGCAATGACTGTAGATTGAGTGCATAAAGATGGTAAAAACGCTGTATAGCAACGGGGTGCAGCGGACGGCCACAATTGGCCGGTGGTGATGCAGAGGTGATCTGCCGCCGCTGACCTTCGCCGTTATGCCGCAATCGGTTAATGGGGCAGTGTTAAGATTTGCCTGTACAGATTCAAAGTGAGAATTTTGAGGTAGATCATGAAAGCGACAGTTTGGCAGGCAGTTTGTTGAATTCAAAGTCACTTAGTCTTTAAGGATAATTAAAGCTATGCGCATTTACCTAACCCACTGCTCAAAAGAAAAGGAACCTAATCTTAAAGGAACTGACATTGCAGTTACACCGGATAAGTTGTACACAAACCCTGGCATTCAGCAATTTATGGAGAGATGCAAAGAAAAGGGCGTGAATTGGGGTATTCTGTCAGATCTCTACGGAGTCTACCTACCAGACGAGCATCATGTCTGGTACGAAAAACATCCTGATACGGTTACACCGCAAGAAGAAAAGATGGTCATTCAGGATTTCAATGACAAGTTAAGTTCATACGATGAAATCCTCTTCTTAG
This genomic interval carries:
- a CDS encoding nuclear transport factor 2 family protein, with product MLEEWFPKVVAQFNDWKGVPDQLLDASDAIIGLGHYQGRSKVTGKTFKVPFAHVWFMKDGRTIKLNHNVNTLMLHCAMTVD